The Hevea brasiliensis isolate MT/VB/25A 57/8 chromosome 1, ASM3005281v1, whole genome shotgun sequence genome has a window encoding:
- the LOC110667323 gene encoding zinc finger protein BALDIBIS gives MMSEDGFSVPSSIRGFVLREQTPNPNPNPTANLVKKKRNLPGTPDPDAEVIALSPKSLMATNRFICEICNKGFQRDQNLQLHRRGHNLPWKLKQRSTKEVRKKVYICPEKSCVHHDPSRALGDLTGIKKHYSRKHGEKKWKCEKCSKKYAVQSDWKAHSKICGTREYRCDCGTLFSRKDSFITHRAFCDALAEESARFTSVSAAINANFRSDLINGAPNSNHHQSTGISQFSSVFRPEFAPGSELVGDLSIVDGQKPRLPIWLDHANPQMNPINSNAFLAPNSACLPELVQTPQMNTFGSASSQSQWLGKYQEAPFTGGSNLSMSALPRGLKEEEGNKGDLSESITSLYSSNQHQQQRNSAHMSATALLQKAAQMGSTRSNPAFSTGNGISLMNSPSLSNASNFHSYDQSKSPETRKFLSRQPNQAAENFNELANSLSPSTPAPFVGDSNSRSILGTNNATKNLNHLMMQSNRKQNHGSSSEVEGSLTRDFLGVGGETRRPFLQQELAKFASMSSVMDLSQYSSGHISLS, from the exons ATGATGTCTGAAGATGGGTTTTCTGTTCCCTCTTCCATCAGAGGCTTTGTTCTTCGAGAACAaactccaaaccctaaccctaaccctaCTGCAAATCTtgtaaagaagaagagaaatttaCCAGGAACACCAG ATCCAGATGCAGAAGTTATAGCTTTATCACCGAAATCTCTCATGGCAACAAACAGATTCATTTGCGAAATCTGCAACAAGGGTTTCCAGAGAGACCAAAATCTTCAACTTCACAGAAGAGGCCACAATCTCCCATGGAAGCTCAAGCAAAGATCAACCAAAGAGGTTCGCAAAAAGGTGTATATCTGCCCTGAAAAGAGCTGTGTGCACCACGATCCATCGAGAGCCCTAGGTGACCTCACAGGAATAAAGAAGCATTATAGCAGAAAGCATGGAGAGAAGAAGTGGAAGTGCGAGAAATGTTCAAAGAAATACGCAGTTCAATCAGATTGGAAAGCTCATAGCAAGATCTGTGGCACCAGAGAGTACAGATGTGACTGTGGCACCCTCTTCTCCAG GAAGGATAGCTTCATCACCCACAGAGCCTTCTGTGATGCTTTAGCAGAAGAAAGTGCACGATTCACTTCAGTTTCAGCAGCCATTAATGCAAACTTTAGAAGCGATTTGATCAATGGAGCTCCTAATAGTAATCACCATCAATCCACTGGGATATCTCAATTTTCATCAGTGTTTAGACCTGAATTTGCCCCTGGATCCGAGCTGGTGGGTGATCTTAGCATTGTTGATGGGCAAAAGCCAAGGCTTCCAATATGGCTAGACCATGCCAATCCTCAGATGAACCCAATTAATTCTAATGCCTTCTTGGCACCCAACTCAGCTTGCTTGCCTGAATTGGTTCAAACACCACAGATGAATACGTTTGGTTCAGCATCATCACAATCTCAGTGGCTCGGTAAGTACCAAGAAGCACCGTTTACAGGTGGCAGCAATCTCTCTATGTCGGCATTGCCACGAGGACTAAAAGAGGAAGAAGGGAACAAAGGAGATTTATCTGAATCTATAACTTCTTTGTATTCAAGTAACCAGCATCAGCAACAAAGAAACTCAGCTCACATGTCAGCTACTGCACTTTTACAGAAAGCAGCCCAAATGGGATCTACAAGGAGCAACCCGGCATTCAGTACCGGCAATGGAATTTCACTGATGAATTCACCATCTCTCTCAAATGCGTCCAACTTCCATTCTTATGACCAAAGCAAAAGTCCTGAAACCCGCAAGTTTCTGAGCAGGCAACCAAATCAAGCTGCAGAGAACTTTAACGAACTAGCAAATTCACTTTCTCCTTCAACTCCAGCCCCGTTTGTGGGTGATTCGAACTCGAGGTCAATCTTGGGTACTAATAATGCCACGAAGAACTTGAATCATTTAATGATGCAATCAAATAGGAAGCAAAACCATGGGAGCTCCAGTGAAGTGGAGGGAAGTTTAACCAGAGACTTTCTTGGTGTAGGAGGTGAAACACGCAGACCATTCTTGCAACAAGAGCTAGCGAAATTTGCATCGATGAGTTCAGTGATGGATTTGAGCCAATATAGTTCTGGGCATATATCGCTAAGTTAA